A window of the Lolium perenne isolate Kyuss_39 chromosome 7, Kyuss_2.0, whole genome shotgun sequence genome harbors these coding sequences:
- the LOC127312863 gene encoding cytosolic sulfotransferase 8-like, protein MTPALDHSAMAESNHDAAEEGDSQLLSTLPTRQGMWKPFFLYRGCWLTPRSVTSVALVQSQFTPRPDDVFLATYPKCGTTWLKALAFAVANRTVHPIVSGSGAHPLLTTHPQDLVPFLELPHRDVHPVSDLDALPSPRLLSTHMSLSLLPPGVSALGCRVVYLCREPKDVFVSTWHYMNKVGEGFHIDMGASFELFCEGMTLCGPLWEHYLGYWNQSVAEPDRVLFLKYDEMMADTSKHVRMLAKFLRVPFTDEEVSGGAVEEIVSLCSFETLKSLPVNSSGVSDRIGGMPMENSSYFRTGKVGDWRTHLTEEMAKKVDCIVEEKLRGSGLTF, encoded by the coding sequence CGCCGCAGAGGAAGGGGACAGCCAGCTCCTGTCCACGCTCCCGACGAGGCAAGGAATGTGGAAGCCATTCTTCCTCTACCGCGGCTGCTGGCTCACGCCCCGCTCCGTGACTAGCGTTGCGCTCGTGCAGTCCCAGTTCACGCCGCGCCCCGACGACGTCTTCCTCGCCACGTACCCCAAGTGCGGCACCACCTGGCTCAAGGCGCTCGCCTTCGCCGTCGCCAACCGCACCGTCCACCCCATCGTCTCCGGCTCCGGCGCCCACCCGCTGCTCACCACCCACCCGCAGGATCTCGTACCGTTCCTCGAGCTGCCCCACCGCGACGTCCACCCGGTCTCCGACCTCGACGCGCTCCCGTCCCCGAGGCTCCTCTCCACCCACATGTCGCTGTCGCTGCTGCCTCCGGGCGTGTCCGCCCTCGGCTGTCGCGTCGTGTACCTGTGCCGGGAGCCCAAGGACGTGTTCGTGTCCACCTGGCACTACATGAACAAGGTGGGCGAGGGCTTCCACATCGACATGGGCGCGTCCTTCGAGCTCTTCTGCGAGGGGATGACCCTGTGCGGCCCTCTCTGGGAGCACTACCTCGGGTACTGGAACCAGAGCGTGGCGGAGCCCGACAGGGTGCTCTTCCTCAAGTACGACGAGATGATGGCCGACACCAGCAAGCACGTCAGGATGCTCGCCAAGTTCCTCCGCGTGCCGTTCACCGACGAGGAGGTGAGCGGTGGGGCAGTGGAGGAGATCGTGAGCCTGTGTAGCTTCGAGACGCTGAAGAGCCTGCCGGTGAACTCGTCCGGAGTGTCCGATCGGATCGGTGGGATGCCGATGGAGAACTCTTCCTACTTCAGGACAGGGAAGGTGGGTGACTGGAGGACACACTTGACTGAGGAGATGGCGAAGAAGGTGGACTGCATCGTT